GTCAAACATCTTGAGTGAAATATGCGACAGGATGATGACGGCTGATATGGTAATGGGTTTAAGCATGGGAATGGCGATGTACCGATAATAGCCGACTTCCGAAGCGCCATCGAGCATGGCCGCATCACGCAAATCCTGCGAGATGCCATTGAAGCCAGCGAGGTACAGAGCCATGGTGTAGCCCGAATACTGCCAGATGGTCGCCATGATGATACCGAGCGTGGCCATATTGAAACCGTGCTCTTCTTCCATCATGTAGGCATCGGGGATCAACCCACCGAACAGCCAGACGAACGCGCCGATAATGATGCCCGGAATAAGCCACAGTTTCATGGCTCGTCCGGTGTCTTTTCGCATGATAAAAATGCCAACCAGAATGAGAACAAAGGATACGAGATAGAGCAGAATACGGAGAATATCCTGCCAATTGAAGACAAGAATGGCAGCCTGACTGGAAAGCCAACCAAAGCTCAGTGGTTCCATGCCCACATAGGTCGGCAGAACGTTCACCCCCCCCTGAGGAGCAAGCAGCCACCGCCAAATGGTACCGGATACAATAAAGGACAGGGACATGGGATACAAAAAAATTGTCCGCAGCAGGTCTTCACCCTTGGGCTTCTGGTCAAGCAGAATGGCGATAAACATGCCAAGCCCGACCGCGCCCACCAACAGCATGATGGAGTAGTAGACCGCGTTGACCAGGTCCTGGCGGAACCCGCCCCCCAGAAACCCGGTGAAGAGTTCAATATAGTTATCCAGACCGATAAAATTTTTCTCAGGCTCAAGCGCAAGCGCCCCGGACCCACCCCAGTCAGTCATGGAAGTCCAAATAGTGTTGCCGATGAAGCCATAGACAAAGACCCCAATGAGGACCATTGACGGCAACAACGTCAAAAACGCTTTCAACCTATCCAGTGATGCTTCTCGCATGCGCAACTCGAAATACGTAAAAATCTTAAAGAGGGCGAGGTGCACCGGGAGCGACACTGCTCCCGGTACACAAACAGGCCCATTTATTCGTTAAATGCCAGCCTTTTTGGCGAGCTGCTGACAAGCCTTACCCGCGGCGGTAGCATTCTTTGACTTGAGGAACATCTCCATGACAGAAGCGAATCCGCCCATGAAGGTCTCATTTGCGGCCACGCCGTGAGCCAGAGAACCAACCACCCGGTCCTTGCCGAAATCAGCAGAAGCGGACTTGAGGTAGTCGTTGTACTTGCTCAGATCGGAGTCGGTACGGGCGGAGATGGAACCCTTGAGCGGGTTGAATGCATCACTGCCTTCCTGAGAACCAAGAACCTTGAGCCATGCAACGGCGTTGTCACGGTGAGGGGAACCCTTGGGCAGACCAAAGGAGTCAGCCAGGAACATGAATTCGCCGCCGGTACCGGGAGAAGCCAACCAGCCGTAGCCCTCGCCCGGAACCAATTTCTTGGTGGTGGTCATGTAACCGGCAGCCCAGTCACCCATGATGTTGAAAGCAGCACGGCCATCAATGACCATGTCGGTTGCCTGCTGCCAGGACAGAGAGGAGGCGTCGGCATTGGTGTATTCGAGAACGCGACCAAACAGTTCCCATGCCTTGATGCCTTCAGGAGAATCGAAAGCGAGCTTGCCGGACCACAGAGCGTCCCAGTTGTCTGCGCCCAAAGAGGCCAGAGCGACGGATTCCCACAGGTGGTTGGCAGTCCAGTTCTGAGCGAGGGCAAGAGGCGTCACGCCTGCGGCCTTCAACTTCTCGGCTGCGGCAAAGAATTCATCCCAAGTCTTGGGAGCTTCGATGCCCCACTTCTTCAGATTGGCAGGAACATACCACATCACGTTGGAGCGATGGATGTTGACCGGTACGGACCAGATGCCTTTGTCGGTGCCGATCAGCTTGATCAGACCTTCGGGGAAAACGTTCATCCAGCCCTGTTCCTGGAACAACGGAGTAAGGTCTTCCATACGGTCAGCCTTGACCCAGGTACCGATCAGTTCCTGACCGGCGTGAACCTGGAAGGAATCCGGCGGCTCACCACCGAGCATACGGGTCTTGAGAACGGCCTTGGCGTTAACGCCGGAACCACCTGTGACCGTAGCATTGATCACGTTCACGTTGGGATTCTGTTTTTTGTAAATTTCGATCAGAGCGGCCAGAGCCGGACCTTCATCACCAGCCCACCAGGAAAAGATCTCCAGGTCGCCGGTCAAATCCTTTGCCTGCGAAACCTGCGGTGCACCAAGCAGCAGGACAGCGGCAAAAACGACGAGCAATTTAGCAAAACCCTTCATAATACCTCCTAAGGTTTTTGAAATATCCATAACCAATCAATTAACTATTAAAACAACCACTTCGACAACTTGATAATCAACGAAGTGCGTTGGTTGTCTCCGGATCAAAAAGAACCATGCGATCGAACTCGAATCCTATGGGGACCACTTCGCCGGGATGAGCCACAACGCGTCCTTCAACTTCGGCAAGCAGTTCATTCTCCCCGTCAATAACGATTTCAAGGTGGGATTGACCGCCGAGAATCTCGGAGACCACGACCTCTCCCTGACACAGCCATTCCTTGGGAAGCTTTTCAATGCTGTCGCCCATCTTGATGGAGTCTGGACGTAAGCCGACTTTCACCGGAGTCCCGTCTTCCAGATATTCAGCCTTGCCATCAACCACGGGGAAAGTGGAACTGCCGACGACAACATGGCGTTTCCCCTGCTCGACACGAAAAGTTCCAGACAGGATATTCATGGGGGGATTGCCTATGAACTGCGCCACAAAGACGTTGTCCGGATCTTCAAAGACTTCGATCGGCGTGCCGATCTGCTGGATGTCCCCATCCTTCAAGATGACAATACGGTCGGCCAATGTCATGGCTTCAATCTGATCGTGGGTCACATAGATCGTTGTGGTAGCCATGCGCAGATGCATCTTGCGAAGCTCCATACGCATCTGCGTCCTGAGTTGAGCGTCAAGGTTCGAAAGAGGTTCATCAAACAGAAACACATCGGGCTTGCGAACCATGGCACGCCCCATGGCAACACGTTGACGCTGACCGCCGGAAAGCTCTGACGGCTTGCGGTCAAGGTAAGGACCAAGCTCAAGTATATGAGCGGCCTCGTTGACTTTGGCTTCGATGTCCGCTTTGGACATGTTGCGCATCTTCAGGGAAAACCCCATATTTTCTCGCACAGACATGTGCGGATACAAGGCATAGTTCTGAAAGACCATAGCCACGTTCCGGTCCTTGGGTGACACCTGATTGACCATGCGATCGCCAATAAAGACTTCACCGTCGGATATGGCTTCCAGCCCGGCAATCATGCGCAACACGGTGGATTTACCACAACCGGATGGGCCGACGAGGACTATGAACTCGTTATCCTTGATATCCAGGTCGATGCCGTGAACCACTTCCACGTCGCCGTACCGTTTGACCACTTTCTTCAACTCAACATGTGCCATATCTTCCGTCTCTTTAGTTTTCCTGATGCTCTATGCTATTTCACAAAAAAATTGAACAGTGTTGTCTGTAAAAACTCCTGCCCCGGTGCAAGGGTCACCTGAGGAAATTCCGGATGATTGGGAGCATCCACAAATCCCTGTGTCTCAAGGCAGAACCCTGACCTGGGACAATACATCAATCCGCCTTTGCCCGGCAATAAATCAGGAATATGATTTCCAGAATAGAACTGCACCCCCGGACTTGTCGTCCAGACTTCCATTGCGCGCCCTGAAACAGGCTCGTACACGCTTGCAGCCAGGCGCAACCCAGGCCCGGTATCATCAAGCACATAATACTCGTCATATCCCTGTTCGGGAATACGACTCCCGATGGGCACCTCATTCGTAAAATCAAACTGCGTACCTTCAACATTCGTCAGCCGTCCGGTAGGGATATTCTCAGTATCCATTGCAAGCGTCCGGCTGCCCTGAATGCACAATTCGTGTGCCAAACAATCCGCTCCCGGACGGGCAGAAAGGTTGAAGT
The genomic region above belongs to uncultured Pseudodesulfovibrio sp. and contains:
- a CDS encoding sugar ABC transporter permease, whose product is MREASLDRLKAFLTLLPSMVLIGVFVYGFIGNTIWTSMTDWGGSGALALEPEKNFIGLDNYIELFTGFLGGGFRQDLVNAVYYSIMLLVGAVGLGMFIAILLDQKPKGEDLLRTIFLYPMSLSFIVSGTIWRWLLAPQGGVNVLPTYVGMEPLSFGWLSSQAAILVFNWQDILRILLYLVSFVLILVGIFIMRKDTGRAMKLWLIPGIIIGAFVWLFGGLIPDAYMMEEEHGFNMATLGIIMATIWQYSGYTMALYLAGFNGISQDLRDAAMLDGASEVGYYRYIAIPMLKPITISAVIILSHISLKMFDLVFAMTGPDNAETGHPALNMYLTTFRANDFAQGAAIAIVLFLIAAMFIVPYLVSQYRQRGRR
- the ugpC gene encoding sn-glycerol-3-phosphate ABC transporter ATP-binding protein UgpC, whose protein sequence is MAHVELKKVVKRYGDVEVVHGIDLDIKDNEFIVLVGPSGCGKSTVLRMIAGLEAISDGEVFIGDRMVNQVSPKDRNVAMVFQNYALYPHMSVRENMGFSLKMRNMSKADIEAKVNEAAHILELGPYLDRKPSELSGGQRQRVAMGRAMVRKPDVFLFDEPLSNLDAQLRTQMRMELRKMHLRMATTTIYVTHDQIEAMTLADRIVILKDGDIQQIGTPIEVFEDPDNVFVAQFIGNPPMNILSGTFRVEQGKRHVVVGSSTFPVVDGKAEYLEDGTPVKVGLRPDSIKMGDSIEKLPKEWLCQGEVVVSEILGGQSHLEIVIDGENELLAEVEGRVVAHPGEVVPIGFEFDRMVLFDPETTNALR
- a CDS encoding extracellular solute-binding protein, which encodes MKGFAKLLVVFAAVLLLGAPQVSQAKDLTGDLEIFSWWAGDEGPALAALIEIYKKQNPNVNVINATVTGGSGVNAKAVLKTRMLGGEPPDSFQVHAGQELIGTWVKADRMEDLTPLFQEQGWMNVFPEGLIKLIGTDKGIWSVPVNIHRSNVMWYVPANLKKWGIEAPKTWDEFFAAAEKLKAAGVTPLALAQNWTANHLWESVALASLGADNWDALWSGKLAFDSPEGIKAWELFGRVLEYTNADASSLSWQQATDMVIDGRAAFNIMGDWAAGYMTTTKKLVPGEGYGWLASPGTGGEFMFLADSFGLPKGSPHRDNAVAWLKVLGSQEGSDAFNPLKGSISARTDSDLSKYNDYLKSASADFGKDRVVGSLAHGVAANETFMGGFASVMEMFLKSKNATAAGKACQQLAKKAGI